The segment AGCACCCTGGCTACGCCTCAGTCGCTCGCCTGGCCAGCGGTGCGGCTCGGCGCCCTCGCTGTGTGGCCGTACTCACGAACTCGACCACTCGAGCAAAAAAGGCGGGACGACTCGGCTCAGCACGCGGGAGGGCGCATGCCATCGATCGGGGAAGCGCGCGAGCAAATGGAAAAAGCGGTGGAGGCGATGCGCCGCGAGTTCGCCTCGGTGCGCACGGGAAAGGCGACGCCGGCACTGCTGGACACGGTGCGGGTCGAGGCCTATGGCACGAAGATGCCGCTGAACCAGGTTGCAACCGTGAGCGCGCCGGAGCCGCGCCTGCTGCGCGTGCAGCCGTGGGATAAGAGCCTCCTGCCGGTGATCGAGAAGGCCATCCAGGCGGCGGACCTGGGGCTGAACCCTTCGAACGACGGCAACCTGATCCACGTCCCGATCCCGCTCCTCAACGAGGAGCGGCGGCGCGAGCTGGTGAGGATGCTGCACAAGCTGGCGGAGGAAGGGCGGGTAGCGGTGCGGCACGCGCGCCAGGAGGCGAACAAGGACATCAAGGCGCGGCAGCAGGGGCACGAGCTGAGCGAGGACGATGCGCACCGCCAGATGGATGAGGTGCAGAAGCTCACGGACGAGTACATCGGCCGGATCGACGAGGTGTTGAAGGCCAAGGAAGAGGAGGTGATGGAGGTCTGAGCGTTTCTGCGCGGCGATTCGGCCGAGTGACGGTGGGCTGATGGCTCGCGGCGAACTGGCCCAGCGGGTGGGCGTGGCTGCCCTCGGCATCCCCGCCACGCTCGCCGCACTCTACGCGGGCGGCTGGGTGCTGGGCCTTGTGCTGGCCATCCTCGCGGCGGGCGCCGCCTTCGAGTTCTACGGACTGGCCGCCCGCCGCGGCGTCCAGGCCTTCGCTCTGCCGGGCACGGCCGTAGCCGCAGCATTCGTGCTGCTGGCGGCGGCCCGGCCGGCCGAAAGCGAGGCGGCGCCACTCTTCTGGATACTGCTCCTGCTACTGCTGCTGGTGCTGGCAGTGGCGGCGATCTGGAGGCGCGGCGTGGCCGGCCAGCCGTTGCTGGCGGCGGCCGTGACGCTGACCGGCGCACTGCTGGGCGGCGGCACGCTCGCCTACGCGCTGTTCCTGCGGCACTTGCCGGCAGAAGCCGGCTGGGCGGGCGGTGCCGAGTGGGCGAGGCGGGCGGGCACCTCACTGGTGGCGTTTCCCATTGCCGTGACCTGGATCAACGATTCCGCCGCCTACTTCGTTGGCCGGGCGTGGGGGCGGCGCCGGCTCATTCCGGAGGTGAGCCCGGGGAAGACCGTCGAGGGCGCGCTGGCGGGGATGGCGGCGGCTATACTCACCGGCGCCGCTCTGGGCGCGTTCCTGTTGCGAGACTGGCTGGGACTGCCTCTGGACGCGCTGGCCGGAGCCGTGGGCGGCGCGCTCATCGGGCTGGCCGCGCAACTGGGGGATCTGGCCGAGTCCTTGCTCAAGCGCGAGGCTGGCGTCAAGGACTCGGGACGGGTCTTCCCCGGGCACGGCGGCGTTCTGGATCGCTTCGACGCCCTCTTTTTTGCCTTTCCCGTGGCCTACTGGTACCTGGGCCTGGTGCTGGCCGCGGGGTGGAGCTAGGTCCTGTGGCTGTTGGCGTCGCGCTCCTCGGTTCCACCGGTTCGATCGGCCGCAGCGCGCTGGCCGTGCTCGAGCGTCACCCCGAACGATTCCGGCTGGTCGCGCTGGCCGCGCACCGGCGGGGCGAAGAGCTGGCCGCGCAGGCGGCGTGCTACGGTCCGGAGCTGGCCGTGCTAGTGGATGCCGAGGCCCCGCTGCCCGCTCCGCCGCCGCCCGGCGTGGCATGGCGCACAGGCACCGGCGCGCTGCTGGAGGCGGCCACGCACCCCGATGTGGACGTGGTGCTGAATGGTATTGTGGGGGCGGTGGGCCTCGAGGCTACGATCGCCGCGCTCGAGGCGGGGAAACGGCTGGCGCTGGCGAACAAGGAGTCGCTGGTGGCGGGCGGGCCGCTGGTGCTCGAGGCTCTGGAGCGAGGCGGGGGGTCGCTGGTCCCGGTAGACAGCGAGCACAGTGCGATCCTGCAGTGCCTGCGCGGGGCGGCGCCCCGGGAGGCGCGACGCCTGATCCTGACCGCGTCAGGTGGGCCGTTCCGTATGTTCGAGCCCCAAGCCCTGACCGAGGTGACGCCAGCGGAAGCGCTGCGCCACCCTACCTGGGCCATGGGCGCCAAGATCACGGTAGATTCCGCAACGCTGGTGAACAAAGCCCTGGAAGTGATCGAGGCCCACTTCCTCTTCGGGGTGGAGTATGACCGGATCGAGGTCGTGGTGCACCCGCAATCCATCATCCACTCGATGGTCGAGTTTAAGGACGGCTCTGTGCTGGCACAGCTCGGCGCCCCGAACATGGAGCTGCCGATCCTGTACGCCCTGACCCATCCCGAACGGATCGTCGACCAGCGAGCGGAATTCGATCCCGTGGCCGCCGGCCCGCTCACCTTCGAGCGGCTGGAGCCGGATCGCTTTCCCGCGTTCCGCCTGGGGCTCGAGGCGGCGCGCGCGGGCGGCACTGCGCCGGCGGTGTATAACGCGGCCAACGAGGTCGCGGTCGCGGGCTTCCTGGCCGAGAAATTGCCCTTCCCCTGCATCGCGGAGGTGATCGAGGGCGTACTCGAGGCCCATTCGCCCCTGCCTGTCTCTTCGCTGGAAGCCGTGCTGGAAGCGGACCGCAGCGCGCGGGCCGTAGCGCAGGAGATGGTGGACCGCCAATGCTGATGACGATCCTGGCGACGGTAATCGTCCTGGGCGTTCTCATCTTTGTCCACGAGCTGGGCCATTTCGTGACGGCTAAGCTGGTGGACATTGCCGTGCCGCGCTTCTCGATCGGCCTGGGGCCGAGGCTGTGGGGCTTCCGCCTGGGCGAGACGGAGTACGTCATCTCCTGGCTGCCGCTGGGCGGCTACGTGAAGATGGCGGGCATGGAGGAGATGGAGCGGATCGAGGGTGCCGCGGCTGAGCGAGACGGCGCGGCGGTGGCGGTCGTCTCCGATGTGGGGCTGGTGAGCGAGATACCCGAGCCGCCTGACCCGCGCGAGTTCGAGGCCAAGCCGCTGCCGGTGCGAGCGCTGGTGATTTCGGCGGGCGTGCTCATGAACACCTTCTTCGCCTTTGCCGTGTTTGCCGCCAGCGCGCTCGTCTGGGGCGTGGCGGAGGTGCCGGAAGCGCGTATTGGCCGGGTCATGGCCGATCGCCTGCCGGCGGGCGCCGAGGCCCTGGCGAGCGTCCCCGCCGGTGCCCGGGTCACGGCCGTGGACGAGGAGCCGGTCGAAGACTGGCGGGACCTCGAGGACGCGATACTTGCCGCACCGGCAGGCGCGGTCACCGTGCACTTCGACGGTGCGCCGCCCGCAAGGCTGCGGCTGGCGGCTGGTGAGGCACCCCGCTCCCAGCTCCTGCTGGCGCTG is part of the Gemmatimonadota bacterium genome and harbors:
- the frr gene encoding ribosome recycling factor, whose product is MPSIGEAREQMEKAVEAMRREFASVRTGKATPALLDTVRVEAYGTKMPLNQVATVSAPEPRLLRVQPWDKSLLPVIEKAIQAADLGLNPSNDGNLIHVPIPLLNEERRRELVRMLHKLAEEGRVAVRHARQEANKDIKARQQGHELSEDDAHRQMDEVQKLTDEYIGRIDEVLKAKEEEVMEV
- a CDS encoding phosphatidate cytidylyltransferase, producing the protein MARGELAQRVGVAALGIPATLAALYAGGWVLGLVLAILAAGAAFEFYGLAARRGVQAFALPGTAVAAAFVLLAAARPAESEAAPLFWILLLLLLLVLAVAAIWRRGVAGQPLLAAAVTLTGALLGGGTLAYALFLRHLPAEAGWAGGAEWARRAGTSLVAFPIAVTWINDSAAYFVGRAWGRRRLIPEVSPGKTVEGALAGMAAAILTGAALGAFLLRDWLGLPLDALAGAVGGALIGLAAQLGDLAESLLKREAGVKDSGRVFPGHGGVLDRFDALFFAFPVAYWYLGLVLAAGWS
- a CDS encoding 1-deoxy-D-xylulose-5-phosphate reductoisomerase; this encodes MAVGVALLGSTGSIGRSALAVLERHPERFRLVALAAHRRGEELAAQAACYGPELAVLVDAEAPLPAPPPPGVAWRTGTGALLEAATHPDVDVVLNGIVGAVGLEATIAALEAGKRLALANKESLVAGGPLVLEALERGGGSLVPVDSEHSAILQCLRGAAPREARRLILTASGGPFRMFEPQALTEVTPAEALRHPTWAMGAKITVDSATLVNKALEVIEAHFLFGVEYDRIEVVVHPQSIIHSMVEFKDGSVLAQLGAPNMELPILYALTHPERIVDQRAEFDPVAAGPLTFERLEPDRFPAFRLGLEAARAGGTAPAVYNAANEVAVAGFLAEKLPFPCIAEVIEGVLEAHSPLPVSSLEAVLEADRSARAVAQEMVDRQC